AAAGAAAAGATTATCCCAATTAATCCTCTCCACCCGTTCATTCCATTTCTCCAGCGCTTCCTGTCTGTATTTATATTGATGGAAGTGAATCTCCACATCCTCACCAAGGAGCCCAATCGGATAGTTCTTCTCCCGCCATCCGTATTTAGAATGCAGGGTGAATTTCAGCCGCTGGCCCATATAAAACTCAAAGTTCTCAAGCAGCCGCAAATAATCAGGTGCATAGATATGCATCCCGATAAATGGGCTCCTGTACTCCATTCCTAAATCTCGATAGACCTTCTCTCCCCATTCATTGTTGGAAATAATCGTGAAATCACGATTGGCCACCTCTCTTCTTAAACGGGAATGAAAAAGCGCACTCGAGGCTTTCTGAAAGAATCCCTTCTTGTTCCTAGCCATCTGAACCACCTCTTCTCCGTACGAAGCTTTTAACCTATAATATGCGCACCCTGCACAAACTGTTTAAAAAATGATGCAGGAGGGCGCAAATAATCTGAATATATAGAATACTACCCTTATTATACAAAAAATTAATCTTGAATTTGAAATAGAATGACTATTTTTAGTGGTAAACCTGGATTAATCTGTCTAAATAAAAAAAACTGCCTCCAAGCGGCAGCCGTCGCATATTATGTATGAGCTTTATCCGTGCGTTTTTTCCATTTATACGGGATATCCGTCCAATTCACGAACATAATGCCAAAGACCATCATTACACTAATGATCGTGTTTTCCATCCATCTGACATCCCTATCGTAGTAATACTGTATCACCATTTTAAGGACAAAAAATAAAACCGGGTAGCTGATGCACCCCTTGAAGATTTTGCGATTGATGTTCATTTTGACTTTTACACTCCCTTGGACAAAAAGCATTCTGGATATACTATTCTGTCCAAATGAGTATTTTCCTGCTTTTTTGGCTCTTTTGGTCATTATTGTAGCTATTTGATAAAATGAGCGACTGCTTTTACTTTCTCCTTGTTTCGCTATAGCTCCTGTTAGTTGAACAAGAAAAGTGAAGCTTCTTCAACAATCGCTCCCTATTGTTGAAAATCTCTTATTTCTTTTCTAACTTATATGATGCCCAAAGGTATATAGCAAACCCGCCAAAGGTTATCCAAGGGCTAATAATTAATTGTGTTTCGTTTTTTAAAGGTGTCAAGCCTAATAAATAATCAGGTACTGTAAACAATGCTACAATGATGATTAAAATCCATGTTTTAGCCCAAAGAGACATGCCAATAATAAATAATCCTGCAACAACACCGATAATCAGGCTTCCCGTATTGCCAAAATGAATAATAGGAGTATCAATAGCTCTATTCAAGTATATCAAACCAATAAATAAGGTAATTTGCAGTAACATGATGATAAGTATTATTAATCCTTGTATTTTAACGGATTTATTTGTTGTGGAAATATATTTAAAGCCTGTAATGATAGAAGTAATAAATATTGCTCCAATCACAACATGCCCGACCATTTCCAAAACAGAATACGAAAGGTTTCCTTCCAGTAAATCAGTGAAGATTGTAAATGAAAATGATCCAAAAACAATTAGACATATGTATTTGATCCACGTGCGATAGTCAATGAGCATTTCCTTAGATACCATCTCCATATATTCTTTTGGTGATTTTCCTATAATTTTATCAATGGACTTCCCGTTTTTTTCAGCTTCGGATAAATGGACTTCCAATTCATCCGCAATTTCTTCAATTTCCTCCGAGTTCTTACCACTGGAAAATAAGTATAGTCGTAAATCTTGCAAAAATTCTTTACTTTTATTAGATAGATTTCCCTCATTCAACCTTACCATCTCCTTTTGATCATTTTGTATCTGACTCAAGATGTAAAACTCTATTTACGTTGGTTTGCAGATAACTCCACCGTTCAATGAACAACACTAATTCCGCCTCACCCTTTGGTGTAAGCGAGTAATATTTTCTTTTTGGTCCCGCTGTTGATTTTTTCAATGTTGAAGTAACCAATTCTTCCTTTTGCATCCTGATTAACAATGGATAAATTGTCCCCTCGCTAAAGGAATGAAAACCATAGCTTTCAAGTTTCTCGGCCAGCTCATATCCATATACTTCTTTATCTTTAATAATCGCCAGCAAGCAACCATCAAGTATTCCTTTTAACATTTGAGTTGTCGACAATATGATTTCACCCCCCATTTAATAACTTGCAATACAAGGGTTATGTCGTTAAGGATAACTTGCATTACATGATATACAATATAGTATAATCATATTAATCTTGTAATACAAGGTATATTATCCATTTTATGCAAAATATTCTATTAATATATCCGATTGTTGAACACCGGATAAACAACACTCTTCACCTAAACCGCCCTTTCGCATAACAAGAAAGCTAACTCTGTATATATGCTAGCCTTTTGCATTCACTTTGATGTATTTTGATTCAAGCTATCTATCGCCGTTATTATTATGTCTGGCCTATCAATATAGATAAAATGGCTAGATTCCTTAGCAAAAATTAGATCATTCTTTTTGCTAATTTGAGCCTGTTTCATAATGAGTTCTTCCCACTTATCTTCTAATAATCTTATCTCTCCTTCAGGAAAGCCGTCCATGGTAACTCGGTTAGGAGTGGGGCGTTTTCAGGGTCTTCTCCAATCGGGTAAAAGAATTCCAATTGCTTTTTCCTCCTTAATTTAAACCATTTTATTCAGCTACCCCTCCATTACTTCCTTAAGAAATTCAATATATAAAGGCATAGATTTTTGTACCAAAAGGAGTTCAACATAAAAGTGCGTTAATCCTTCCTTGGTTTATACACTCCACCTGTTTAAAAATCATGTTACCTTCTTTGATAATAATGAAGTGTCCTTAGAGTCACCCTTCCTTCTGTTCTTCAAAATGCTTTCTAGCTCTTTCTTCGTTTCAGGATGCAGGATTATCCTATCAGTCAGATTGAATGATGCTGGTTTTACCTTCCTGCCCCAATTTCTCGATAAAGAACGCCAATCACAAACCATTTCAAGTAAATACTTTTTTGGCATTGGTAAGGCTAGTTTCTTGTTCGGATCAACAACCCAATATTCCCAATGATGTTTGTTTTTGCGTTGATGATTCAGCCACGCATATTTCCATCTTAATTCATCGTCTTCACTTAGTTGTTTACTTGAGAAAAATTTCTTTGCATACGGAGAAAATTCTTTTGGGGATAGTTTTGATAAATCGTGGCTGATTCCTTGCAGGTATAAACCCTCTTTCCAGCATTCAACAAGGACATTAATTTTATGGTTCAGTATGTATATAATATTCTTCCAGTATGCCTTCAACATCTAAATTCCCCCTTAATCCAAGGTAATATCAATCATATAAACCTTTAAAGCTTCTAGCAGCATAGAATAGACCATCAATTTAACAGCCTAGATTTGAAAGAATATTCCCCTGAACTTCTCTTGTTATCTCTACTAATTTACGTAGTCGTATATAATTTCTACAACTTCAATTTTTCCGTTAATCAATAGTTCAGGAAGCTCATTTTTCACATTACCTTTCCAATATTCTCTGGCTTGCTCCATTTTTCTAGAAAAAGAAACGCCATCTGCTTTTGGTAAAAGCTCTCCATCACCCTCGAAATAACTTCCTATTACTCTTAGCTTTACAATCTGAATAACTTTTCGATTGTAAGTATCAAATAATTCTTTCCATTTCAGAGCTTCTTCATAGCTTTTGGCTGCGTATAAGCACGATAATCTTGACGGATATTCAGGATATTCTTGAAGCCTAACCAACTCTGTTATCACTTCTCTGATAGCTCTAATTGTTTGATCCGTATAATCTGCAACTGTCTTAGCATCCTCTTTCTCCAAGTGCAGTCCATCATTTGAGAAATGACTGGATAAAATTTGGATAATATCTTCGTCTCTAGAATTAACGATTTCTCTTTCAAAAAAGAAACGATATAAGGTGTTTTTTTGGTTCCTATCAAAGTTAATGATCTGTCCGATAGTCATTTCTTTATTTGTAACAATGTGATAAGCATAAAACTCCGTCCCCTTCATAAATCTGCCTCCAGTTAAACCATATAAGTTAGGTCTATAATGAAACCATCCTTCAATCCATTAAGAATAGTTGTTTCAATGTTCTAGATCCTGTTACGTTACTAATAGAATAGTTCAACAAAAAGGCCATTAATCCTTCTTCCGCTAACCTCCCTTTATATGCAAAGCATTAGCGGCATAACAAAAGGGCATATTCGTTTATGCCCCTCTAACCCATCACTTTTTGTTTTTGATTTCCTCCAAAAGAGCAATAATTTTTTCGTTCTGTGCAATCATGGTTTCATTTTGCTTTCTTAGTTTTACGAAATCAAAGAGATATACGAATAAAATCACAATAATAAAGATCATCACAAGCCTAATCCCCTTTGTTTTATCCCCTTGGTTCTCATCATATACAGGAAATTGCGAGCGTACATGAAAAAAGAACGTCTATTTGAAGGTCTTGATTTTCTGCAAATGCCTTTGTTATAGTAATCAATCAAAATAAGAGGTGTCATTGAATTTATTGACAATATTTTGCTGAATACTATTTTGGCTAAGAACTGAAATACCCCCTGGTGAAGAGGAAAAGTACGCATTACCAATCATATGTAACTCAAACTTCATCCACCAAGCGAGTATGTTACTTAAAGTTCCTCCGTGTGTGACAATTAGCAAATTTTTATTCTTTTCCAATTCATATATCCGATCCATGCAATCACAAACTCGATTATAAAATTCTCTCCAGCTCTCTCCATTTTGAAATTCCTGATAATCTAAATCAAATCCACTTCTTGCTTGAGGCTGCCTATTCGCTCTTGCCCATTCTTTTGTTTTCCCAGCCGCAACACCCGTATTTATTTCTCGTAGTCCTTTATCCTGAATCACCTTTAAACTTAATTTTGTCCCAATGATTTCAGCTGTTTGTGACGCTCTCAATAGGTCAGAAGAATATAAGACATAGTCGTTATAACCCACATAGTTTATTAATTTTTCACCTATAATTTCTGCTTGTTTTCTGCCTAATTCGGTTAAAGGAGTGTCTGTCCATCCACCTGACATATTATTAATATGATGCTCTGATTGACAATGTTGTATCAAAATAATGTTGCTCATTATATTCTCCTCCCACAAGGATATTGCACATTGAGTACCTCTTAATATAATCCCATAATTCAACAGAAAAGGTTATTAATCCTTATTCAGCTAAACTACCCGTTGGTCCAATAAGGACTTCAGCAAAAAGAGCGTTAATCATTCTTAGATCAAAGCCACTGTAAGCTCATAGAGGTCGATTTCAATACTCTATTATATTTAGCCATTGTCCATCAGGGCCTATTGTTATGTGAGGAATTTTATTTGCTTCAAAAATTTGATATATATCAATATTTTTCTTGTTTATTTTATTTAAATGTTGACCTACATCTACCTCTGAAAAAATTAAAAAGTCCATTGTTGTAGACCTTAAATAAAACTCAAAAATATATTGTTTTTTACTATCCTTCACAAATCCTACGAACCCCGTAGTTCTTGGGAAAATCCGAATTAAAGGGAATTTAACCTTTTTTATTAAAATAAAATCATCTGAAAGTTGGTTTAACAAATCTATTTCCCACTCAGGAATAATTGTATATATATAACAGTCTTGCTTATAAAGAGCATTAATCATATCTACAAATTCTTGTTTATCTATTTCTTCATCAAGGAATATTTCAGTCACCTTTTGAATGCCGCCCACCCCTTCATGGAGCTGGATGTCACTTATGCCGCTTCTTTAGTTGAGTAATTCATCTTCTCTGTATGGGACAGCAAAATGAATATAAATCTCTTTTAATTCTTAGCAACAATCGGTGCGAACACATTCTTTTTCTTTAAGTTGTTTCTGTTTAGATTGTGGCTTTTTTATTTCATTCCATCAACTCATTGAATTGACGAGTCATTCTATTATTCTTTCAATAAAAAACTCCAACCCTTCATCTACTCCTAAAACAATATCCTTATCCAGCGTTATCTTTAGCGGGAAGATTTCCGATTCCTTGTCTGAAAACAGCCAACGTCTTCCTGTGTTGGTCAAAAGAATAAAGACGCCGTTTTTATTTTCTTGCATAAAATTTAGCGATGAATTGCTAATGTGGTCTCCTTCACTTGCGAGGATTCCGATTTCCTCGAGTTGTTCGCCGACCTTTTTGGCATCCTTCACAACCAGGCCAATTTCACTTATATTTAATATACTATTTACTGAAAATGGTGCATGGTTTATGGGATTTTCCTTATATCGGGCTACGAGTTCAACAATGTTTCCTGCCGGGTCTTCAAAATAGCAGGAATGCGCAGGCCAAAACGAGAAATCCGCTTCGTCTTTCCCTTCTTCTACTAAAAGGGTTAATTTCTCTTTCAGCCATTCCTTTGCTTCTCGAAATTGGTTGGACGGAATATTTAGGGCAAAGTGGTAAAAGGGGCTTCCTGCAACATCTTTATCCGTAAACTCTATGATACTGCTTCCCGCTTTGATCTGAAAACGGTCATGATGCTCATCATCGAGGGAAAATCCTAATACTTTTGTATAAAAATACTTCAGTGTATGTAATTTATCTGTTTGTAACGTAAGCTTTTTAATTTCCATAAAACAACCTCCCCCTTTAACTTTCTATGTATAATGAATATCTATTTTCCCCCATGCAATCATGGACCTGTCCCACAGGAAACCTCATGCTTTTTACTTTTTGTCTTTGGTGCGTAACACAAGGTTGGTGTCATTCCAGTCGGATTATCATGGTCAAACCAATATACATCGTATAGCTGTCCTAATTCAGGATCGATAAAATCCTTCTTCGTTATGATTGCAAAAAAACTTTGATAAGGATGCCCATCTTTTAATATGTCTTCTCTTATCGCAGACCTTGGCGAATGATCATTATGTATGAAGGGTCCTAATATAGGAGGAAGTATAATGATCGCTAATACCGCCAGCAAGCCGTTTATCAATAGTCTTCTTATCAACTTTATACCTCCTCTCATCACTTTTCATCCTTCATTTTGCCTAAATAAGAAGTTCAACATAAAAAGGCATTATTCCTTCAATGTCTTGTCAGCTTTATCGAAACAGGTTCAATAAAAAAAAGCAGTGGTCACCATGGACCACTGCACTTCTGATACCTATTTATACACAACGTCATTCCATCTTAGTTCATTCACAAATGCATGCTTGTTCGTGTCATTATTAATGATGACACATTCCATTCCGACAAGCTCCGCAAAGTCACGCAGCTCCTCAGTTGTTACCTTATAGGAGAAGAGCGTATGATGCGCGCCGCCGGCAAGGATCCAGTTCTCTGCCCCTTCATTCAAGGAAGGCTGCGGGCGCCATAGGACGCGTGCCACTGGCAGGTTCGGCATATCAATCTCAGGCTCGATGGCATCTACTTCGTTGATGATGATGCGGAAACGATGGCCAAGGTCCACGATGGAAGCATTCAAAGCTGCCCCGCTCTTTCCGTTGAAAATCAAGCGGGCAGGGTCTTCCTTGCCGCCAATGCCAAGCGGGTGTACAGCAATCGTCGGCTTGGTCGCTGAAATGGTTGGGCATACTTCAAGCATATGGGCCCCAAGGACCATCTCCTTACCTGGTTCGAAATGATACGTATAGTCCTCCATGAAGGATGTATCTTCCCCATCGGCAATGATTTTCCCCAAACGTACGAGTGCGGCCGTTTTCCAGTCCCCTTCACCGGCAAAGCCGTAGCCCTGAGCCATCAATCTTTGCACAGCGAGCCCTGGCAGCTGCTTCATGCCATGCAGGTCCTCAAACGTCGTCGTGAACGCAGTGTAATTGCCTTTCTCGAGGAAGGCTTTCAAGCCTAGCTCAATCTTCGCCTGGTAACGGATGGAGTCTCTGACTTCTCCGTCTTCCTGCCCCTCCGGAACGATTGTGTAGGTTTCTTCATATTCGCTCATGAGCTCGTCTACTTGCCCTTCGGTAACCTCATTCATGCTGTCAACCAAATCACCGATTCCATAGCCATCAACCGTCCAGCCAAGCTTGATTTGCGCCTCGACCTTATCACCCTCGGTTACGGCTACATTACGCATATTATCGCCAAAGCGGGCAACCTTGAGTTGCTTGCTTTCTGAGAAAGCGACCGCCGTTCTCATCCAGCCCCCGATTTTGGCTTTCACGTCCTCGCTATCCCAATGGCCGACAACGACCTTGCGTTTGATTTGAAGGCGGCTGCCCATGAAACCAAATTCACGGTCGCCATGCGCCGATTGATTGGTGTTCATGAAATCCATGTCAATCCCGTCCCACGGGATGTCACGGTTGAATTGCGTGTGAAGGTGCAGCAGCGGCTTTTGCAAAGCAGAAAGGCCTGCGATCCACATTTTAGCCGGGCTGAATGTGTGCATCCATGTCACGATTCCCGCGCAGTTTTCATCCGCATTCGCTTCCCTGACCAGGCGCAGAATGGAGTCTGACTCCTTCAATACATCCTTGAAAATGATGCGGTAGGATAATGCTGAATCCTTATCAAGTGATTCCACTATCGTCCTCGTGTTCGCTTCTACCTCTCTTAATGTCTCTTCCCCGTACAAGTTTTGGCTCCCGGTTACAAACCAGAATTCATAAGGCTTCACTGTTAACATATTCATTCCCCCATACTAGTAAAATGTTAGTTCCTTGTTGCCTTTTGCCCGTAATAGGCGTTCTTTCCATGCTTCCTCAAATAATGCTTATCGAGCAAATATTGATCAATCGGCTCTGCATCCGGGTTTAATTGGTACGTCTGCAGCGCCATTTTTGCCACTTCCTCGAGCACAACCGCATTATGAACGGCCTGCATC
This genomic window from Pradoshia eiseniae contains:
- a CDS encoding DUF1919 domain-containing protein, whose protein sequence is MARNKKGFFQKASSALFHSRLRREVANRDFTIISNNEWGEKVYRDLGMEYRSPFIGMHIYAPDYLRLLENFEFYMGQRLKFTLHSKYGWREKNYPIGLLGEDVEIHFHQYKYRQEALEKWNERVERINWDNLFFKLGDQYRCTAECIERFDELPLKNKVCFTAKPYGHLKSVVYFSEQKVAGDLENEQGDYQKYFDLAKWLNSGEVVKKTPDEGVAFWYSERTSS
- a CDS encoding DUF2441 domain-containing protein, giving the protein MKGTEFYAYHIVTNKEMTIGQIINFDRNQKNTLYRFFFEREIVNSRDEDIIQILSSHFSNDGLHLEKEDAKTVADYTDQTIRAIREVITELVRLQEYPEYPSRLSCLYAAKSYEEALKWKELFDTYNRKVIQIVKLRVIGSYFEGDGELLPKADGVSFSRKMEQAREYWKGNVKNELPELLINGKIEVVEIIYDYVN
- a CDS encoding HAAS domain-containing protein, producing MNEGNLSNKSKEFLQDLRLYLFSSGKNSEEIEEIADELEVHLSEAEKNGKSIDKIIGKSPKEYMEMVSKEMLIDYRTWIKYICLIVFGSFSFTIFTDLLEGNLSYSVLEMVGHVVIGAIFITSIITGFKYISTTNKSVKIQGLIILIIMLLQITLFIGLIYLNRAIDTPIIHFGNTGSLIIGVVAGLFIIGMSLWAKTWILIIIVALFTVPDYLLGLTPLKNETQLIISPWITFGGFAIYLWASYKLEKK
- the araA gene encoding L-arabinose isomerase; the encoded protein is MLTVKPYEFWFVTGSQNLYGEETLREVEANTRTIVESLDKDSALSYRIIFKDVLKESDSILRLVREANADENCAGIVTWMHTFSPAKMWIAGLSALQKPLLHLHTQFNRDIPWDGIDMDFMNTNQSAHGDREFGFMGSRLQIKRKVVVGHWDSEDVKAKIGGWMRTAVAFSESKQLKVARFGDNMRNVAVTEGDKVEAQIKLGWTVDGYGIGDLVDSMNEVTEGQVDELMSEYEETYTIVPEGQEDGEVRDSIRYQAKIELGLKAFLEKGNYTAFTTTFEDLHGMKQLPGLAVQRLMAQGYGFAGEGDWKTAALVRLGKIIADGEDTSFMEDYTYHFEPGKEMVLGAHMLEVCPTISATKPTIAVHPLGIGGKEDPARLIFNGKSGAALNASIVDLGHRFRIIINEVDAIEPEIDMPNLPVARVLWRPQPSLNEGAENWILAGGAHHTLFSYKVTTEELRDFAELVGMECVIINNDTNKHAFVNELRWNDVVYK
- a CDS encoding PadR family transcriptional regulator — protein: MLSTTQMLKGILDGCLLAIIKDKEVYGYELAEKLESYGFHSFSEGTIYPLLIRMQKEELVTSTLKKSTAGPKRKYYSLTPKGEAELVLFIERWSYLQTNVNRVLHLESDTK
- a CDS encoding DUF5662 family protein produces the protein MLKAYWKNIIYILNHKINVLVECWKEGLYLQGISHDLSKLSPKEFSPYAKKFFSSKQLSEDDELRWKYAWLNHQRKNKHHWEYWVVDPNKKLALPMPKKYLLEMVCDWRSLSRNWGRKVKPASFNLTDRIILHPETKKELESILKNRRKGDSKDTSLLSKKVT
- a CDS encoding histidine phosphatase family protein, yielding MSNIILIQHCQSEHHINNMSGGWTDTPLTELGRKQAEIIGEKLINYVGYNDYVLYSSDLLRASQTAEIIGTKLSLKVIQDKGLREINTGVAAGKTKEWARANRQPQARSGFDLDYQEFQNGESWREFYNRVCDCMDRIYELEKNKNLLIVTHGGTLSNILAWWMKFELHMIGNAYFSSSPGGISVLSQNSIQQNIVNKFNDTSYFD
- a CDS encoding VOC family protein, with the translated sequence MEIKKLTLQTDKLHTLKYFYTKVLGFSLDDEHHDRFQIKAGSSIIEFTDKDVAGSPFYHFALNIPSNQFREAKEWLKEKLTLLVEEGKDEADFSFWPAHSCYFEDPAGNIVELVARYKENPINHAPFSVNSILNISEIGLVVKDAKKVGEQLEEIGILASEGDHISNSSLNFMQENKNGVFILLTNTGRRWLFSDKESEIFPLKITLDKDIVLGVDEGLEFFIERIIE